A genomic stretch from Gemmatimonadaceae bacterium includes:
- a CDS encoding MATE family efflux transporter yields MYRRISRDVRQALRGSSHDYTTGSIGQAIFLLAIPMVLEMIMESLFALSDVFFVARLGASAVATVGLTESMMIVVYTLAMGLAISGTAIVARRIGEKNADGAGRAAVQVILLGAVISGALALIGAVMTPALLQMMGASADVLSTGTTFARVMLGGSWTAFLLFVVNATFRGAGDAAVSMRVLWLANGINIVLGPLLIFGVGPFPEMGVTGAAVATTIGRGTGLLFAISRLFRGSGHLRVQRHHLVVELDTMRSMLRLSLHGTFQVLVGSLSWIVLVRLMAAFGSAAMAGYTIAVRMVMFAMLPAWGLGNAAATMVGQALGARNPDRAERAVWTAARYNVAFLGVMGLTFVVFARAIVSGFTHDAAVAEVAVYGLRIIAFGFPLFAFGMTLTQSFNGAGDTTTPTRINIGVFWGFEIPLAWLLARHTNMGSHAIFVSITAAYSALAGVSLLMFRRGRWRTRRV; encoded by the coding sequence ATGTACCGGCGCATCAGTCGCGATGTGCGGCAGGCACTGCGCGGCAGTTCCCACGACTACACCACGGGGTCCATCGGGCAGGCAATTTTTCTGCTTGCCATTCCCATGGTACTCGAGATGATCATGGAGAGTCTGTTCGCGCTCTCCGATGTGTTCTTCGTGGCCCGACTCGGCGCCAGCGCGGTGGCCACCGTGGGACTCACCGAGTCCATGATGATCGTGGTGTACACGTTGGCGATGGGGCTCGCCATCTCCGGTACCGCGATCGTGGCGCGACGCATCGGCGAAAAGAACGCCGATGGCGCCGGACGCGCCGCCGTCCAGGTGATTCTGCTGGGGGCGGTCATCTCCGGTGCACTCGCGTTGATCGGTGCGGTCATGACGCCCGCGCTGCTACAGATGATGGGGGCCAGTGCCGATGTTCTGTCAACCGGCACCACGTTTGCCCGCGTCATGCTGGGTGGCAGTTGGACGGCATTCCTGCTGTTCGTGGTCAACGCGACCTTCCGCGGCGCCGGCGATGCGGCGGTCTCGATGCGGGTGCTGTGGCTGGCCAACGGCATCAATATCGTGCTCGGGCCGTTGCTCATTTTCGGCGTCGGACCGTTCCCGGAGATGGGCGTGACGGGAGCGGCCGTGGCGACCACCATTGGCCGCGGCACGGGCTTGCTGTTCGCGATCTCGCGCCTGTTCCGTGGCAGCGGACATCTGCGGGTGCAACGGCATCATCTGGTGGTCGAGCTGGACACCATGCGCAGCATGCTGCGACTCTCGTTGCACGGGACGTTTCAGGTGCTGGTGGGCAGTCTCAGCTGGATCGTGCTGGTGCGACTGATGGCGGCGTTCGGCAGTGCGGCCATGGCGGGGTACACCATCGCGGTGCGCATGGTGATGTTTGCGATGCTGCCAGCCTGGGGTCTGGGCAACGCGGCGGCAACCATGGTGGGTCAGGCGCTTGGGGCGCGGAATCCCGATCGGGCCGAGCGCGCCGTGTGGACGGCCGCCCGGTACAACGTGGCCTTTCTGGGCGTGATGGGGTTGACCTTCGTGGTGTTTGCGCGCGCCATCGTGTCCGGCTTCACGCATGATGCGGCCGTGGCCGAGGTGGCGGTGTACGGACTGCGGATCATCGCCTTCGGGTTTCCGCTGTTCGCTTTCGGCATGACCCTCACGCAGTCGTTCAATGGTGCGGGCGACACGACAACACCAACGCGCATCAACATCGGCGTGTTCTGGGGTTTCGAAATCCCGCTGGCGTGGTTGCTGGCCCGTCACACCAATATGGGATCGCACGCGATTTTCGTCTCGATCACCGCCGCCTACTCCGCGCTGGCGGGTGTCAGCTTGCTGATGTTCCGGCGTGGGCGTTGGCGGACGCGCCGCGTGTAG
- a CDS encoding MATE family efflux transporter — MKDLTSGSIPNHIVRLAIPMAAGMIFQTLYYLVDLYFVARLGDAAVAGVSAAGNVQFIVMALTQVLGVGTMALIAHAVGRRDQDDANLVFNQSTLMAAVCGVSVLIGGLLFCRRYMLAVGADAATVEAGTQYLRAFVPGLALQFALISMGSALRGTGIVKPTMLVQIVTVVMNIVLAPVLIAGWGTGRPLGPAGAGLASSLAIGTGVVMMTTYFLRLEHYVGFKSHLLRFRGDVMRRVLKIGVPPGGEFALMFMYTAVVYYVIRDFGAPAQAGYGIGSRVMQAIFMPVMAVAFSAAPLAGQNVGAGRMDRVRDTFRWAAIIGCVPMAVLTLLCQIRPEWPIGIFTKEAAVVAVGAEFLRVISWNFVATGLIFTASGMFQALGNTIPSLISSFSRMLTFALPALWMSTRAGFGLRQVWLLSVATVSVQAVLSILMLLRELRKRGAPRPVLSTA, encoded by the coding sequence TTGAAGGACCTCACCTCCGGTTCGATTCCGAATCACATCGTCCGCCTGGCCATCCCCATGGCGGCCGGCATGATTTTCCAGACGCTGTACTATCTGGTGGATCTGTATTTCGTGGCCCGGCTCGGTGACGCAGCCGTAGCCGGGGTGAGCGCCGCCGGCAACGTTCAGTTTATTGTCATGGCGCTCACACAAGTGCTTGGTGTCGGCACCATGGCGTTGATCGCGCATGCGGTCGGCCGCCGCGATCAGGACGACGCGAATCTGGTGTTCAATCAGAGCACGCTGATGGCGGCTGTGTGCGGCGTCTCCGTGCTGATCGGCGGTCTGCTGTTCTGCCGACGATACATGCTGGCGGTCGGCGCCGACGCGGCCACCGTGGAGGCGGGCACGCAGTACCTGAGGGCCTTCGTGCCCGGACTGGCGCTGCAATTCGCACTGATCTCCATGGGGTCGGCCCTTCGCGGCACCGGCATTGTCAAACCGACGATGCTGGTGCAGATCGTCACGGTCGTGATGAACATCGTGCTCGCGCCCGTCCTGATCGCCGGGTGGGGGACGGGCCGACCATTGGGCCCTGCGGGGGCCGGACTGGCCAGCTCACTGGCCATCGGGACGGGCGTCGTGATGATGACCACGTACTTCCTGCGTCTCGAGCACTATGTCGGGTTCAAGTCGCATCTGCTGCGGTTTCGCGGCGACGTGATGCGACGTGTCCTGAAGATCGGCGTTCCGCCAGGCGGTGAGTTTGCCTTGATGTTCATGTACACGGCGGTGGTGTACTACGTGATTCGCGACTTCGGGGCGCCGGCGCAGGCGGGCTATGGCATCGGGTCGCGCGTAATGCAGGCGATCTTCATGCCGGTGATGGCCGTGGCGTTCTCCGCCGCGCCGCTGGCTGGTCAGAACGTTGGTGCCGGACGCATGGATCGGGTGCGCGACACGTTTCGCTGGGCTGCCATCATCGGCTGCGTGCCCATGGCCGTGCTCACGCTGCTCTGTCAGATCCGACCCGAGTGGCCAATCGGCATCTTCACGAAGGAGGCCGCCGTGGTGGCCGTGGGCGCGGAGTTTCTGCGCGTGATTTCCTGGAACTTCGTTGCCACCGGACTGATTTTCACGGCCTCGGGGATGTTTCAGGCGTTGGGGAATACCATCCCATCACTGATCAGCAGCTTTTCCCGCATGCTGACGTTTGCCTTGCCGGCGCTGTGGATGTCCACGCGCGCCGGGTTCGGACTTCGACAGGTGTGGCTGTTGTCGGTCGCCACGGTCTCCGTGCAGGCCGTACTCAGCATTTTGATGCTGTTGCGCGAGTTGCGAAAGCGAGGGGCGCCGCGCCCGGTGCTCAGCACGGCCTGA
- a CDS encoding PQQ-binding-like beta-propeller repeat protein: protein MTKRSTRRVFGMVLAASAVVVGALGVNAVRSVAQAGKPLVRGNAVGEWRYWGADAWSSRYSPLEQINASNFDSLKVAWTWNAGAFGKDEYYRATPLYANGRLFTVATTRRSAMALDPSTGETLWMYRMEEGIRWQKAPRQYSGRGLSYWTDGRIERVLVVTPGYHLVSLDAKTGRPDPLFGKNGVVDLMEGLGYPMVPLAVDDSGPLIISDAAPMRQAKPGETWDPVRKIGADGTIGIDPKAGQIAASSPPIVVGNMLVVGNSSIHGYYPIRAHNIPGFIRGFDIRTGRQVWKFNLVPQPGEFGADTWKNGSKIGTKGVGKNDAWATYSADPELGLVYIPVGMPLMDEYGGHRPGNNLFGNSIVALDAKTGVRKWHFQMVHHDIWDYDAPMAPNLLDITVDGKRRKAIAQTTKQGWVYTFDRVTGEPIWPMPETAVLQSDVPGEISSPTQPIPSKPAPYSQQGLVEADLIDYTPAIKDSALKMAKRCRMGPYFIPPAAADGKGKSGVRCTWYSPGASGGVNIDGGAAVDPETGTLFVASITGMSTAQVQKDPCSEFDYSSVRDSCGLPGALPAPPGYVKPASGDRGGDFGARSAGSMLGGVSIVKPKPYGGITAYNMNTGDKGWWIPNGGMQKITSRDPLFAGVTLPDQGARGQAQAITTKTLMIYGTGRGGGPPGSPATLYAVDKATGKQVGALKIDSRTTAVPMTFMHMGRQYIVFATGAEESTGLTALVLPRK from the coding sequence ATGACGAAGCGATCAACCAGGCGGGTGTTCGGGATGGTGTTGGCCGCCAGCGCGGTGGTAGTCGGTGCGCTGGGGGTCAATGCGGTGCGTTCGGTGGCCCAGGCCGGCAAGCCGCTGGTGCGTGGCAACGCGGTTGGCGAGTGGCGATACTGGGGGGCGGATGCGTGGAGTTCGCGCTACTCGCCGCTCGAACAAATCAACGCCAGCAACTTCGATTCACTGAAAGTGGCGTGGACATGGAACGCGGGGGCGTTCGGCAAGGATGAGTACTACCGCGCCACGCCCCTGTATGCGAACGGTCGACTCTTCACCGTGGCCACGACCCGACGCAGCGCGATGGCGCTTGATCCCAGCACGGGCGAGACGTTGTGGATGTATCGGATGGAAGAGGGTATCCGGTGGCAGAAAGCGCCGCGACAGTATTCCGGCCGTGGTCTGTCGTACTGGACCGACGGACGCATTGAACGCGTGCTGGTCGTGACGCCGGGCTACCATCTGGTCTCACTCGATGCCAAGACCGGACGTCCCGATCCGCTGTTCGGGAAGAACGGTGTCGTCGACCTGATGGAAGGTCTCGGGTACCCGATGGTTCCGCTGGCTGTGGACGATTCCGGTCCGCTGATCATCAGCGATGCCGCGCCGATGCGTCAGGCCAAGCCGGGCGAGACCTGGGATCCCGTCAGGAAGATTGGCGCCGATGGCACGATCGGGATCGACCCCAAGGCAGGCCAGATTGCCGCCAGTTCGCCGCCGATTGTAGTTGGCAACATGCTGGTCGTCGGCAACTCGTCGATTCACGGCTACTACCCGATTCGCGCGCACAACATTCCCGGGTTCATTCGCGGATTCGATATCCGCACGGGGCGTCAGGTCTGGAAGTTCAACCTCGTGCCGCAGCCGGGTGAATTCGGCGCGGACACCTGGAAGAATGGATCGAAGATTGGCACCAAGGGCGTCGGCAAGAATGACGCGTGGGCAACCTACTCGGCTGATCCGGAACTGGGACTGGTGTACATCCCGGTGGGCATGCCGCTCATGGATGAATACGGCGGCCATCGACCCGGCAACAACCTGTTCGGCAACAGCATCGTAGCGCTTGATGCGAAGACCGGTGTGCGCAAATGGCACTTCCAGATGGTCCATCACGACATCTGGGATTACGACGCACCGATGGCGCCGAACCTGCTGGATATCACGGTCGACGGGAAACGTCGCAAGGCGATCGCACAGACCACCAAGCAAGGCTGGGTGTATACGTTTGATCGCGTGACCGGTGAACCGATCTGGCCGATGCCGGAAACGGCCGTGCTGCAGAGCGACGTCCCCGGCGAGATCTCATCGCCGACGCAGCCGATTCCGTCCAAGCCCGCACCGTACTCACAGCAGGGGCTCGTGGAAGCCGACCTCATTGATTACACGCCGGCCATCAAGGATTCGGCGCTCAAGATGGCGAAGCGATGCCGTATGGGTCCGTACTTCATTCCGCCGGCGGCGGCCGATGGAAAGGGCAAGAGCGGTGTGCGGTGCACCTGGTATTCCCCCGGTGCGAGTGGTGGCGTGAACATCGACGGTGGGGCCGCCGTCGATCCCGAAACCGGCACGCTGTTCGTGGCGTCGATCACCGGGATGAGCACGGCGCAGGTGCAGAAAGATCCGTGCTCCGAATTCGACTACAGCTCGGTGCGCGACAGTTGCGGATTGCCGGGTGCCTTGCCAGCCCCGCCGGGCTACGTCAAGCCAGCCAGTGGCGATCGTGGCGGGGACTTCGGCGCGCGCTCGGCGGGCTCAATGCTGGGTGGCGTGTCCATCGTCAAACCCAAGCCCTACGGCGGCATCACCGCGTACAACATGAACACCGGCGACAAGGGTTGGTGGATCCCGAATGGCGGCATGCAGAAGATCACCAGTCGTGATCCGCTGTTTGCCGGCGTCACGCTGCCTGATCAAGGCGCGCGTGGTCAGGCGCAGGCGATCACCACCAAGACGCTGATGATCTACGGCACCGGTCGGGGCGGCGGACCGCCGGGTTCGCCGGCCACGCTGTATGCGGTGGACAAGGCCACGGGCAAACAGGTGGGTGCGCTCAAGATTGACTCGCGCACCACGGCCGTGCCGATGACGTTCATGCATATGGGACGGCAGTACATCGTGTTTGCAACGGGTGCGGAGGAGAGCACCGGACTGACGGCGTTGGTGTTGCCGAGAAAGTAA
- a CDS encoding D-aminoacylase produces the protein MPHRPHRFRGGPVLALLVVLGACDRQAVERVSTATYDVVIANARIMDGTGNPWYDGDVGIRGDRIATVAPRGALATAPATERVDAAGLVLSPGFIDIQAHSWNQLLFADGRVIGKVAQGVTSEILGEATTPAPSNERIDSLYMGGDPDDALMLARVPQFRGTHGFGTWLDSMQAHGNAVNVGSYLGATTVRAYAMGQREGNASPAEQDTMRAVVVNAMRDGAFGISSALIYPPGSYAATAELIENAKAMAPLHGTYITHIRSEENELLPAMDEAIRIGKDGGVPVVIYHFKASGRVNWPLAGPAIAKIDSARAAGQDVKATMYTYPASGNNLSSCIPGWVHADGRLLDRLRDTSLRARIKREMADQTPTAPALCQQNPPNAYQIAGFKKPEWKRFEGLRLDAIATALGLDWTDAVIQLTLGESNVLGKVSFAMSDDNVARMLSRPWVVVGSDAGGYDPDTTTALVHPRSYGAFARMLGKYARDESLFTLEEAVRKMTWSTAQILGLRDRGLVKEGMFADLVIFNPTTVSDRATFSAPHQLATGVRDVFVNGVAVWKNGKHTGAKPGRALRGAGYVGTR, from the coding sequence ATGCCCCACCGTCCGCACCGTTTCCGTGGTGGCCCTGTGCTTGCGCTGCTGGTAGTGCTTGGGGCGTGCGATCGCCAGGCGGTCGAGCGCGTCAGCACGGCCACCTACGACGTAGTGATTGCCAACGCCCGCATCATGGATGGCACGGGCAATCCGTGGTACGACGGAGACGTGGGTATTCGCGGCGATCGTATCGCCACCGTCGCGCCGCGCGGGGCGCTGGCCACCGCCCCTGCCACGGAGCGCGTGGATGCGGCCGGACTCGTGCTGTCTCCCGGTTTCATCGACATCCAGGCGCACAGTTGGAACCAGCTGTTGTTTGCCGACGGGCGCGTCATCGGCAAAGTGGCCCAGGGGGTCACCTCGGAGATCCTCGGCGAAGCGACAACGCCGGCGCCGTCAAACGAGCGGATTGACTCGCTGTACATGGGCGGCGACCCCGACGACGCCTTGATGCTGGCACGTGTGCCGCAGTTCCGCGGCACCCACGGCTTCGGGACGTGGCTTGACTCGATGCAAGCGCACGGCAACGCCGTCAACGTCGGCAGCTATCTGGGGGCCACGACCGTGCGCGCGTATGCCATGGGCCAACGCGAAGGCAATGCATCACCCGCGGAACAGGACACCATGCGCGCGGTGGTGGTCAACGCGATGCGGGACGGCGCGTTCGGTATTTCGAGCGCGTTGATCTATCCGCCAGGTTCGTATGCGGCGACGGCGGAACTGATCGAAAATGCCAAGGCCATGGCGCCGCTGCACGGAACCTATATCACCCACATTCGCTCGGAAGAAAACGAATTGTTGCCCGCCATGGACGAGGCCATCCGCATCGGCAAGGACGGCGGTGTTCCGGTGGTGATCTACCACTTCAAGGCGAGCGGGCGCGTCAATTGGCCCCTCGCCGGACCGGCCATCGCGAAGATCGATTCAGCGCGCGCGGCCGGGCAGGACGTGAAGGCGACCATGTATACCTATCCCGCCTCAGGCAACAACCTTTCGTCGTGCATTCCCGGGTGGGTACATGCCGATGGCCGGTTGCTGGACCGACTGCGCGATACGTCGCTGCGCGCGCGCATCAAGCGCGAAATGGCCGACCAGACGCCAACGGCGCCGGCGCTCTGTCAGCAGAATCCGCCCAACGCCTATCAGATTGCGGGATTCAAGAAACCTGAGTGGAAGCGTTTCGAGGGGCTCCGCCTTGATGCCATCGCCACGGCGCTGGGGCTCGACTGGACGGACGCCGTCATCCAACTCACCCTCGGCGAATCCAATGTGCTGGGCAAGGTGTCCTTCGCCATGTCGGACGACAATGTGGCGCGCATGCTCAGCCGGCCATGGGTGGTGGTCGGCAGCGACGCCGGGGGATACGATCCCGACACGACAACGGCATTGGTGCATCCGCGGTCGTACGGCGCGTTCGCTCGCATGCTCGGCAAGTACGCGCGCGACGAATCACTGTTCACATTGGAAGAGGCCGTACGGAAAATGACCTGGTCCACCGCGCAGATTCTCGGACTGCGGGATCGTGGCTTGGTGAAGGAAGGCATGTTTGCCGACTTGGTGATCTTCAATCCGACCACCGTCAGTGATCGGGCGACGTTTTCGGCGCCACATCAATTGGCGACCGGCGTTCGTGACGTGTTTGTGAACGGTGTCGCCGTGTGGAAGAACGGAAAGCATACCGGTGCGAAACCGGGACGCGCCCTGCGCGGTGCTGGCTACGTGGGGACGCGCTGA
- a CDS encoding HupE/UreJ family protein: MRISMIDRALHHVRSVWGRVPRWRRGALVAGGLLVVAPSTPWAHEIPRRVAVQAFVVNSGTVVRVLVRVPLDAMRDVEFPIRGAGYLDVARADSTLRDAARIWVADAIDLVANDVTLPTGRLAAVRASLPSDHAFERYADALALVRGVPLDGAIDIPVPQAMLDVLLEYPATEPDARLAIRARFAHLGVRTSTALRAVFADGTERAYVYEGDAGLLPLDPSWWHAATRFVVMGATHLLDGIDHLLFLLCLILPVRRIRPLVGIVTAFTVAHSMTLAASALGYAPDALWFPPLVELLIAASIVYMAIENIVGAKLERRWLVAFGFGLVHGFGFSYALRESLQFAGAHLVTALAAFNVGIELGQLAVLMVAVPLLSWLFTRRVAEGPWRIVISVLVAHTAWHWMTSRFETLRTYHLSWPAMDVALAITLIRLAMGLLVVGGTAWALSGFMSRWTAVRPRGSALLLALCAGTMLAVTMLPSVGAAQDSVRTTMTGVYTVEQATKGKEVFNGACVGCHTSASHSGEEFAKRWVGKMLWEFYDYVSRLMPDEAPGALSEGEYLSVTAYVLKLNGMPAGSSELKAVPEDLKSIRIDTVPNGVNQRSSGGSRHGARIR; the protein is encoded by the coding sequence TTGCGCATTTCCATGATCGATCGCGCGCTCCACCACGTCCGCAGTGTCTGGGGTCGCGTGCCACGCTGGCGCCGCGGCGCGCTGGTCGCGGGCGGCCTGTTGGTGGTCGCGCCGTCAACCCCGTGGGCCCACGAGATCCCTCGGCGCGTGGCCGTGCAGGCATTCGTCGTCAACAGCGGAACGGTGGTGCGGGTGCTGGTGCGGGTGCCGTTGGACGCGATGCGCGATGTGGAGTTTCCGATACGCGGTGCGGGATACCTCGACGTGGCGCGCGCCGACAGCACCTTGCGAGACGCAGCGCGTATTTGGGTGGCCGATGCGATCGATCTCGTCGCCAACGATGTCACCCTTCCCACGGGACGTCTCGCCGCCGTCCGCGCGTCATTGCCATCCGACCACGCGTTCGAGCGCTACGCCGACGCGCTCGCGTTGGTGCGCGGAGTGCCACTCGATGGCGCGATCGACATTCCCGTGCCGCAGGCCATGCTTGACGTGCTGCTCGAATACCCGGCCACCGAGCCCGATGCGCGGCTGGCCATCCGTGCACGCTTTGCCCATCTCGGCGTGCGCACGTCGACGGCGTTGCGCGCCGTGTTCGCGGATGGGACCGAGCGCGCCTATGTGTACGAGGGTGATGCCGGCTTGCTCCCACTCGATCCCAGCTGGTGGCATGCCGCCACGCGGTTCGTGGTGATGGGTGCCACTCATCTACTCGATGGCATCGACCACCTGCTGTTTCTGCTCTGCCTGATCCTGCCCGTGCGTCGCATCCGTCCGCTGGTGGGCATTGTGACCGCTTTCACGGTGGCCCATTCCATGACCCTGGCGGCATCGGCGTTGGGGTACGCGCCCGACGCCTTGTGGTTCCCGCCGCTCGTGGAACTGCTGATCGCCGCGTCGATCGTTTACATGGCCATCGAGAACATCGTTGGCGCGAAACTGGAACGGCGGTGGCTGGTGGCGTTCGGCTTCGGACTGGTGCACGGATTCGGCTTCTCGTATGCGCTGCGGGAATCGCTGCAGTTTGCCGGCGCGCATTTGGTGACGGCGTTGGCGGCGTTCAACGTGGGCATTGAGTTGGGGCAACTGGCGGTGCTGATGGTCGCCGTACCGCTCTTGTCGTGGCTGTTCACACGCCGAGTGGCGGAAGGCCCCTGGCGTATCGTTATTTCCGTGCTGGTGGCGCACACGGCCTGGCATTGGATGACGTCACGGTTCGAGACGCTTCGCACGTATCACCTCAGCTGGCCCGCCATGGACGTGGCGCTGGCCATCACCCTCATTCGATTGGCCATGGGATTACTCGTCGTCGGTGGCACTGCGTGGGCGCTGTCCGGATTCATGTCGCGCTGGACTGCGGTGCGTCCGCGGGGGTCGGCCCTGTTGCTGGCCCTGTGCGCGGGAACGATGCTGGCGGTCACCATGCTGCCGTCGGTGGGCGCGGCGCAGGACTCGGTGCGCACCACGATGACTGGTGTCTACACCGTCGAACAGGCCACCAAGGGCAAGGAAGTGTTCAATGGCGCGTGCGTTGGCTGCCATACCTCCGCGTCGCACAGCGGCGAGGAGTTTGCCAAACGGTGGGTGGGCAAGATGTTGTGGGAGTTCTACGATTATGTCAGTCGGCTGATGCCGGACGAGGCGCCCGGCGCGCTGTCGGAAGGAGAGTACCTGTCGGTGACGGCCTACGTGCTCAAGCTCAACGGCATGCCCGCCGGATCGAGTGAGCTGAAGGCGGTTCCGGAGGACTTGAAAAGCATTCGTATTGACACCGTGCCGAACGGTGTGAACCAACGGTCGAGTGGTGGAAGCAGGCACGGCGCGCGCATCCGGTGA
- a CDS encoding DUF4097 family beta strand repeat protein, with protein MTHLFVPSRSLAMCSIAVALSSSVASPLYAQDRQVVGGREVAIYNVAGHVRVEAGSGSEVTVEMTRGGRDGAKLKTAIGEIRGRNAYRVLYPTDDDIVYGGDRTDRAGSSTDLRIDRDGTWDGGDRNGNRGDRVRVTTRGDGTDAWADLVVRVPAGTTVSVYLGLGELTATRVDADLRLDVSAARVVATGTRGRLDIDAGSGGVEVREVRGSELKIDNGSGGVTMTDVHSDTCTIDTGSGSVGGTGVQCGVLRVDVGSGTVRFDEIRSTDVAVDAGSGGVHLGFVSSPKSLSVESGSGSVAVALPAGVDATVDIETGSGGISSDFPVRTNSVQRDRLRGTIGDGSGRIRIETGSGSVRLRRNPN; from the coding sequence ATGACGCATTTGTTCGTTCCGAGCCGCTCCCTCGCGATGTGCTCCATCGCCGTTGCCTTGTCATCCAGCGTGGCGTCGCCGCTGTACGCACAAGATCGCCAAGTGGTGGGCGGCCGCGAGGTCGCGATCTACAACGTGGCCGGGCATGTGCGTGTGGAGGCCGGCAGCGGCAGCGAGGTCACCGTCGAGATGACGCGCGGTGGTCGCGACGGCGCGAAGCTCAAGACGGCGATCGGCGAGATTCGGGGGCGCAACGCGTATCGCGTGCTGTACCCCACTGATGACGATATCGTGTACGGTGGAGATCGGACCGATCGCGCTGGCAGCAGTACGGACCTGCGCATAGATCGCGATGGCACGTGGGACGGCGGCGATCGCAACGGCAATCGCGGCGATCGCGTGCGGGTCACGACGCGCGGCGACGGCACGGACGCCTGGGCCGATCTCGTGGTGCGCGTTCCGGCGGGCACGACCGTGTCGGTGTATCTCGGACTGGGTGAACTGACGGCCACACGGGTGGACGCCGACCTTCGTCTTGATGTTTCCGCAGCGCGCGTGGTTGCCACCGGCACACGCGGCCGACTCGACATCGATGCGGGATCGGGTGGCGTCGAGGTGCGTGAGGTTCGGGGCAGTGAATTGAAGATCGACAACGGATCGGGCGGCGTGACGATGACCGATGTGCACAGCGACACGTGCACCATTGACACGGGCTCCGGCAGTGTTGGCGGCACGGGCGTGCAGTGCGGCGTGCTGCGCGTCGATGTCGGTTCGGGCACCGTGCGATTTGACGAGATCCGTTCGACCGACGTGGCCGTCGACGCGGGCAGCGGTGGGGTCCATCTCGGCTTCGTGTCGTCACCGAAATCCCTGAGTGTCGAGTCGGGGTCAGGAAGCGTTGCGGTCGCGCTGCCCGCCGGCGTCGATGCGACGGTCGACATCGAAACAGGCAGCGGCGGCATCAGTTCCGACTTCCCCGTGCGCACCAACAGCGTGCAGCGCGACCGTCTGCGCGGGACCATCGGCGACGGCTCTGGACGCATTCGCATCGAGACCGGCTCGGGGTCGGTGCGACTGCGCAGGAACCCCAACTGA
- a CDS encoding lipoprotein (induced during stationary phase and by acivicin (a glutamine analog); regulated by Lrp and RpoS) — protein sequence MRAVRQVIRRTWPIGLCALLAGCRGEHPATASDAVLQFYTMRDALGGTGAPTAKELAALRPFIADSLARGLFIADSLRQADMERAPDEKPRFVEGDMFSSLFEGATAYRVMPAIPNTDPALVPVEFTNDKERPVVRWTDTVVVTQHDGRWLVHDVRYGGTWDFGNKGTLLRQLAPSP from the coding sequence ATGCGCGCCGTCAGGCAGGTGATTCGTCGGACGTGGCCGATCGGATTGTGTGCGCTGCTGGCCGGCTGTCGTGGCGAGCACCCGGCCACCGCGTCCGACGCCGTGCTGCAGTTCTACACCATGCGCGACGCCCTCGGCGGCACGGGCGCGCCAACGGCGAAGGAACTGGCCGCGCTTCGGCCGTTCATCGCCGATTCCCTGGCGCGCGGTCTGTTCATTGCCGATTCCCTGCGGCAGGCGGACATGGAGCGGGCACCGGACGAGAAGCCGCGCTTTGTGGAGGGCGACATGTTCTCGAGTCTGTTCGAAGGGGCGACGGCGTACCGCGTGATGCCGGCGATACCCAACACGGACCCCGCGCTGGTGCCTGTCGAGTTCACGAATGACAAGGAACGCCCGGTGGTGCGCTGGACCGACACGGTGGTGGTGACGCAGCACGACGGACGATGGCTGGTGCACGATGTTCGCTATGGCGGTACGTGGGACTTCGGAAACAAGGGGACGCTGCTGCGACAACTTGCCCCGTCACCATAG